Genomic segment of Malus domestica chromosome 15, GDT2T_hap1:
GACGTGGAGCTTCGCCACGGGCTGTTGCAGAGAAAATAAGGGAACCGTGTCTGCAGCAGATTGCAACTGAAAGGCACTGCTGCTAACTCAACTCCTGGCGCCAAACCTTATCCGCTCAAAGTAaacaacagagagagagagagagagagagagagagagagcgagagggaGGCATGGCGAGGTGCCGCTTGGACATGGCTGCAAAGGCTGCTTCTGCTTCCAGTTTATTGGTAGCCtgctcctcttcctcctccgacTTTCATCGTCCCCGCCAATTGCGAATCGGAGCTTCTTCCTCTGCTGTTCCTTCTGGTGTCGACCTCAACACCCTCCAATCCGCCATTGCAAAGGTTctccttcttattcttcttccatTTCGTTTTTCATTTTGCAATGCTGTTAGTAATTTCTCTTAAAAATTGCACCATTAGACGCGGTTAACCATTGCTAAAATCACTCATTGAATTTGTGTAGgcttaagtaattaattaatgtgCATGGAAGGTATATCGTCAATTGGTTTAAAGTTGGATGCTTATTTTTCTCGAAGAAAAATCAACGAGTTGAATACATGCCCCGTATAATTAGTATTCGAATTAAAGTAGGAAGAATATGATTGACAAGCATGTAATGTATCTGCATTTTCTTGCTGCAGAAAGATAGCAGTGCGGTTAAACAGGCACTTGATCAGCTAAGTGACATTGGTTGGGCCAAGAAATGGAGTTCTCAGCCATATGTCTCGCGGCGTACGGTCAGTCTCCATCACAAGTGTCAAGTTCAAGTCCTCTACAAACCCATGCATACATGTACCATACTTGAATTGATGATGATCATCTTTTCAAAGTGTATTCAATCATGAATCTTAattactacactatttatttaCCTAATTGTTTCGAGTTCGATTCCTAATTTCAAGTGGATTCAACGTTTATGAATGCGTTGAACCGTGCAGACATCGCTTAGGGAGCTGACAACTCTTGGCATTAAAAATGCAGAAACTCTTGCAGTTCCCAGTGTCAGAAATGATGTAAGTATTACTTGTTTGGGTTGCGATACTTGCATCCTTCATCATAGCTTCTTATCCTTATGGTCTTTTGTGCAAACATTGTCTTCTTCTCTGTCACTGTCTCTCCCTGAATCTAAAATTTATGAATTGTATGAAATATGGGATTTGTATCAGACTAGTTTTCTGTGGGTTGTTAATATTGTTCATGATACGTACAGGCGGCCTTTCTATTCACCGTGGTAGGGACAACGGGATTCTTAGGTCTTCTTGCTGGCCAACTTCCTGGGGTAAATTTGATTATATCTCCTTTTCTCTGTAAGTCCACATATAAATTATACATCAACTATCTAAACAATAGGAATAATTAGGAGACGTTTTCGTATTCCTACATACATACTTATGCAATGATTCTTTTAGGGAATTCTGTAGCATTCTATATTTGAGATGAAAGCATGGATTTTGCTACTTGAACATTAATAGAGGAAAGTTGTCTTTGCAAACCTCCCTCTTTGATCTCGTGATGGTTTTTGAACTTAACGGTCGCATTGTAATGCCCCTTGCATCAGAATTTTACTTGTCTCTATAGTGTAGCTTGTTCTGTAAAAGTGGAAGGCAAAATCTCAGTTCCTTTGGTTGTGAATTGATCACGTATTATGCATGTATTGAATAGATGATCAGGTTATATAGCTGCTCGACATTTTCGCTAAACAAAGAAATTAACTTCCGTATGCacacaacttaaattttaatagaagATTCAGACTGAATACATGGATTTTGTTTCACCATTGCCGTGTATTTATCAACTGCTTTTTACTGGCATCCATCTTTGTTTCTCTTGCACAATCTGTTGTTGTTGTAGGATTGGGGGTTTTTCGTACCATACTTGCTCGGGAGCATCTCTTTAATAGTTTTGGGTGTGGGAAGCACTGCCCCTGGGTAAGAGCAAGACTAAGATTTTTTGTGTGGAAATGAATTTTAATGCGTCGATGACTTGGTTATGTTTGGCAGTATTTATGAGTTATTACCAAGATTGAATTTTCTTCCATAAAAATTTATCTGTATCTACTGCACTTTAGGCTTCTTCAAGCTGCGATATCTGGCTTTTCATCATTTTTCCCAGACTATCAGGAGAGAATTGCTAGGCATGAAGCTGCTCATTTCTTAGGTACTTCATTAACACCAGATATTATAAACTTCATAAGTTTTTGTTAGTTGCTTTCTTGGCAATTTTCTTACTGATTACGAATTCTCTCTCTGAATAGTTGCATATTTGCTGGGCCTTCCTATTCTGGGATACTCTCTAGATATTGGGAAAGAGCATGTCAACCTTATTGATGAAAGGCTCGAGAAGCTGATATACAGCGGGCAGCTCGATGCAAAGGAACTAGACAGGTAGGGGCATAGCTACTGGAAGTCTGGAACTTAGCATTTTCCTTGAGTAATATTCCACTTGTGAAACTGCAACAAATGCGCTCTTGGTTTGTTTGAGAATAGTACAGCTTTCCTCTGTAAATCTGTTAAACAAATCGTTCCCTATGAACTGATTCGTTTTCATGCACAAACAGTCCATTTGCATTAAGGTTTACCTGTTACAATGTCTTCACTTCACATAAACTTTATCAAAACAAATCCAATACAGAATTGCAGTCCAATTCTGTCAAAGACGTCATGTGAAATCCATAAATTTTGATGGTACTTTAGGTTGGCGGTGGTAGCAATGGCTGGACTTGCAGCAGAAGGTCTGAAATATGACAAAGTGATCGGTCAATCTGCTGATCTTTTCACTCTACAGGTTAACCACCATTTCCCTAAGACTAATTGTTTTCTTTCAAGATAATATGTTTATGTGACCTTAGTTTCCGAGACTTGCCTGTTTATGTCTTGTGTTCAGAGATTTATCAACAGAAGCAAGCCGCAGCTCAGCAAAGATCAGCAGCAAAATCTTACTAGATGGGCTGTAAGTTCATAATTATAAAACCTCCTGCATACAATAAATTACGCTTTTCTAGTAGTAAATAGTAGTGATGATGCTGGTAACTGTATTATGTATTGCAGGTTTTGTTTGCCGGATCGCTCTTAAAAAATGATAAGGTGATTCATGAAGCCTTAATAACAGCAATGTCAAACAAGGCAACTATCCTGGAATGCATTGAAGCAATTGAGAAAGCTGCTTGATTCATTCTGCTCTGCTGCTGCTGTCGCGAAATCCGACATGTGTCTACTGCTTGATCTTTTTCATACTCTCGTCGTTCTAATTTTGCAGCTATGAAATTTGTGAGTTATCTTTTCGTGCTGGATCACAAGATATATTCATTCAATCTGTATCAAGTAAACCCTAAGGCTACAAAGATTATTATTGTATCCTTTGTATTCCTGCATCTCCATTTACCCGGGACTTATTTGTCTAAGGCCCGGGTGATCAGAAAATATTTTGTATAATGTGGTAATTTGAAATTGCTCGGGCCTTGTAACTCAGTTGATTTAGATTTAGAGAAATGCGTCTTCTCTTTCCTGCTGTGATACAGCTTGTTAATGTTTAAATTGCTGATTCTTTTCTAATAAAGTCGAATCTTCCAAAAAAGAAAGACCCAAAAAAGAGAGGTCCCAAGCACGGATTTCCCTCCTTCGTTTTGAGTATAAGTGGTATTCTACACTAATTTACACTAAGAAAGTTTGAGCCTGGGACGTAGTGGTTTGAAAATGAAGTTCTAACTATCAGGGCAATCCACCACTTGCAGGATCTTCCTCCTCAATGATCTAAAAGACAAGAACaaggaaataaacaaaaatcGAGATGGCACTTTATTTTGGTGGAAAAAACACCTACTATGCCATTTTATTCAACTGCAATTTATACGACTCGAACGTTTTTATTCAAGTTACATAATTTGTTTCATGATTAACATCTGTATATAGATTATTCTGATATAACAAAGTCGACTCATTCATCTGACTTTAGTTCATAACCGAGTGAATGAGAGATAAAATGAGCATCCATAATCTACAGCCGCCCATACATCGACAACATATCCCTCAGTTGCAAAGCTTCTGACTCCAAGTTATCAAAGCTCGTGGAACTAGGTATCCTCCAACCCCAGTTTCCAAACTGCGCATAGAAAGAAAGACCATTGACATGCTTAAACTTTCTGCTCAAAAGAAAAGATTCGTAATATTCTAACTGTTATGTGtggtaaaaattaaaatggtgGGGGGAAAGTGTATAGATAGAAGTAAACGAAAAGCCTAAGTGTTTTCATCTTGTCTCCGACCCCCTGAGTCCCAGTAACACAAATTGGGCTTCCGACAATAAAACAGCAAAGGCTAGGATGGGAGCACTCCAAGCATGACGATAATCTGATTTGGTCTGCACTCACCTGCACTGATCTCTATCCCCTAACCATTCTACCAACCAGGCGCCCGTTACAAATTTATGTGCATCTATGTCTAAACTTTTACTTTATTTACCTGAGTAGCAGGAATGTTCATCCTCGCAGAATTTCCCAACCTAAGAATATCTTGCATAGGTATGATTGCTGTTCGTGCCACAGAAGATAATGCAGCCTTTATGAGTTCCCATGTGATATCATCTTCTTCAGTGATTGAAAGATACTTCAGGACCTGTGataacaaataaaactttatagGCACAAGAAAAAGAAGCTAAATCTTGTTCAACATGTAATGCATAGTTCCGTATGCCAGGGAGAAGTTTcaacaacaaaaaggaaaagaaaaccccACATTGGACTTCTCTCCTTGCTTCAAAACATCCCACCAACCTCGAATCTGTAATACAATAACATAAACTATTAGAAGGGGAAAACAATAATCAGATGTCAGAATCATATGGGATCGGAAAAACCACTACAGTATTTTACCGTGTCATTGTCATGAGTTCCTGTGTAAACAACTTGATTGGGCTCATGATTATGCGGTAAATGAGGGTTAGCAGCATCACTTCCAAAACCTACATAGGTCATTTTCAGAGGAGGAGGTTATGACAACAAATCATCTAAGCTTAAAGTTGTTTCTCAAAGctaattataaaatacaatagtgtAATCAACTGGAAAAGAATTCATTACCAAACTGGAGGACGGCCATTCCAGGCGCCCCGATGGATTTCCTTAGCTGAATTACATCCTCAGTGATAACTCCCTGTCATGCATTTTGGATATGACATCACAACTTCGCAGAATccaagtttttgcattgatagTTCtacgttttctttttttttttgcattttggATGACTTTTGTATACAATCAGCTAAAACATACCAAGTCTTCAGCAATTATGTTAACCTTCCCAACTGCTCTGGATATGGCGTCAAAAAAGGATTTTCCAGGTCCTGCCTACAGTCATTCAAATAATAAAGGTTTCAGATTGAACGTGATAATAAATAACAGAGTTTTAACTAGATAAAAATATATGGGAACCTGACCTTCCATCGTCCAACTGTTGCAACTTTTGCTTCTGTGCACACATCATACATTAGTGTTATAAAAACATCGATATGTCACAGGAGACGAGCACAAAAATCAGAAATATGTTTGGTAATTTCTCACCAGAAGGAACAGCCCAAAAACCAGCAAGTCCTCTAAAATGGTCTATCCTGAATTCATCATATATATTTTGTGCTCTTCGTATGCGGCGTATCCACCATGAAAATCCTTCTTTCTCCATTGATTTCCAATCATATAGAGGGCTTTGATTCAAACATTAAGATTACAGTATGCTCAATGATATAGAATAGCACACTgaccaaaacaaaattgaaggatTATATATGAGTAGTATAAACCTGTCCCATAGCTGACCAGTTTCACTGAAAGCATCAGGGGGAACGCCGCTAACTTGAAGAGGAAAACCATTTCTGTTCTGCAAGACTAATATATGATCAGTAAATGACACCTGGTACAGCATGTTGTGGCATGAACGTGTTGCTTTACCCATTAAAAATTACTCACCAGcaaaaaatgttttttattGGCCCAAACATCTGCACTGTGATAACCTACGTAAATAGGCATGTCTCCCATGATACTAATTCCCTTCGTCTGTGCATATTTGCGAACTTTCTGCCATtgcctttggaacaaaaatTGCTCGGCAATGAAGACATTTATCTGCACAAACAAAAGCGTGAGGGGAAATGGGCAATGATGGAGTTCCTGACAGTAAGTATACATGAGATAGCAAACTATTAATCAATAAGTAATAGTCAGTCACCCAGATCTCACAAAATGCTGTTTGCTCTGGTAAATTTCTTCCAGTGCTGCAAGATGGCGATTTTTTAAAGGTTCAGGCCACTCGTACCAACTGAAAGCATTGAAACTGCTGTCAATTGCTGCAAAATAAGCCGCATCCTCAAGCCAACCTACAAAATTGTAAAACaagaatcacaactgaaagagGGACAAATCTACACACAAGCACAGAATAGCACCCTAGCTCTGCATTCATAATTTCTTAGTGCATGTAAATTGCACCAAGGACCACAAGATACCAAgttcaagaaaatgaaagacAGGATAGCTTTCACCAAGTTAgtaaccaaaattttaatacTTTCTTGAAGTAATATAAAGAGGCTAGTTGCAACCCAACTCCATCAGTGGTATTTCTGTGTGTACTTTTGCTGTGTTTATATATGTTTACATGTATTAAGCATGTGCTTGTATTCAAACTGACAGAACCCAGAACAATTAGAATTATGCCAATCTGAAGATTATGGAACAAGAACTAAATTTAATGTAATTTTACCATGACTATTGATAATGATACGAATATTAGTGCACAAAATGAAAGAAGATCCAACTTGATATATCAGGTTAATTGTAGGAGAGAATTATTACTGCAAAACAAGGAAATCTCACTTGATATATCAGGGTCATTACGGAAATCTTCAAGCTGACTTTTAAGTTCACCTTCACTCCTAATAAGCCTCTCTGCAGCCTGAGAAAGCACTCAACTAAGTAATTTTCTTTCGGTATCCAAGCAGAATCAAACTACATTTTTGCCCCCAAGGTTTGGGGGTGTTTTCTAAAATTGGTCACGAGATTTCAACTTTAGCAATTTACACCCTGAGGTTTTAAATTACATCACCAATTTAAACATTTCGTCTGATAAACAGTTAAGCATGctgtaaatttgttgatgtgggAACTGCAAGGACCCGCATTACTAACGCTGACTTGTCGATAGAGAGGAGGATGTACAACTGGTTGCATGGTAGAATTCGCCCAGTGGTGGTGGCATGCTGGAATGAGTAAGGGCTGGGGATGAATTTCTTCCACACATCAGCACAACAATGGGTTCCGCAGTTGCcacatcatcaatttaaaaacaaaactgatGGTCAATCAGAGAGAAGGTTTAAACTGATGCAATGTTAAAATTGAGAAAATTGAAACCTCTTGGCAATCAAAGCCTCGTGGAAAAGGCATCCAACTGGCTCAATGCCCTTCATAGAACCCGAacatgaaaaaaagaagaatcaagaaagGTAACCCGAGAAACTCCATAAGAATTATGTTGGTGATAATCTTGACAAACAACACTCGGTAGTTGCaccaaatggcaaagacacgatcAAGAGTACTAGTTCTTAATTTTAGCAGAAGAGTCTAAGTCATGTATCGGAATCGCAGAAACTCCAGCAGTACCAACATTGTTTACCTTAGTTATTAGAGGATCCTTAATGTCAGCAACAGTTGAGTAGTTCACACGCTCAGAATCACTGCATTGAATTGAATCAGTGTCACACTACCatcctagagagagagagagagagagagagagagagagagggcaagCTTACATTGGTTTTGGAAGCTCTTCCTTTGTCAACAAACCATCCTTAACAAGCTCCTCAAGAGATATCAACAGAGTGTTACCACAATTTGCATCCTGAAAAAGTCATCACCCATCCATCGAGCTCGCTTAATTTAAGGGGCCGTTTGataataattttgttttcactttttttaaaaactgaaaactacgAAATGAAATGGTTAACAAACGGCCCCCTTTAGTTACGTAAACTTAGcaatctcaaatcatcaaatatCGCCTTTTTTTTCACAATTCAATTTATTCACATATGAGACAAATGAAATGAATCCGAGCGAGCAATTGGGTTGTTAGGTTGAACATTTTACCTGACCAGAGTAAGGGGATCCCTCCTCGTTGGCTTTGCGACCAGGAGGGACAAGCGGAAGCACCTGCCAAAGGGAGCAACCCCCCTCATGAAGCCAATCTACGAACCGAAACGCCTCATCTCCGAGATCGCCAATGCCGTGGGGTCCACGGAACGACGTCGGGTGGAGCAGCACGCCCGCTCTTCTGCGCTCGCTCGGATCGGCCTTGGGGAACATGTCGCCGTAGTCGAGGGGCAAGTCCTCGCCGACGCCGACTTCGGCGGCAAGAGTAGAAAGGAAAGAGCATTTCATTGGGCAGGGGTTCTGAAGGAATGGAATAATTCTGGTTTTGGGTTGGAAGTGGGTGGGGGAGAAGAGGGAGGAGGTGGGGATTGAGCAGCAGGAGGAAGAGGAGTTGGCGGAGAGCTTGGGAGACAGAGTGGAGGggaggagtgagagagagctaTTCAGTTTCAAGGCCATTTGTTTCCAGACTTCAAAGagaatcgagagagagagagagagagacagagagagagagtggaacTGTGGAAACGtcgatggtgatgatgatgaatcACTTGAAGATATTATGTATTATTCTTGTCTCTCTTACCCAATAAAATGCTTGAATCTCGAGTGTCATGTGTATTGGTTATTGGTAATTGGTTCGCATATCAGATCTATGAATAAGTCGTGCACAACAATTCATATGACACGGCAAACCATCACCGTGGCGttctattttaataaaataaaaatagagaattttaattaaaagggtttctcaaattttttaattaataaaaaattatctactaattttatttaataaaaaatatttaaacttaaataaaaaaagttcaaattttaatgaaattgacaaaatattggcttattatattagcaccccacaaattgttgaataaacttcacatacttaatacatcccacatttgctttttcaattaaaaattattttaatacacCACACTTCCTTCCTcgtaataccctcacaccccacattcttaatatacaccttacattttctacataaaccccacattttttatataccccacatttctcaaatcttataacactcatttttaattttgccgaatgatttcaaagtATTTGATtagtttgccgaatgatttcaaattgaatgatttgaaaaaatgtttaggttcaTTTGATCGTTttttaataacaataataatgatttcaaaGCTTTCGAAACACTGATTtcgtgtgacagcccgtccctaattttaagaatttttaaagttttaataaaggattttacaaaaatgcc
This window contains:
- the LOC103405615 gene encoding uncharacterized protein; this encodes MARCRLDMAAKAASASSLLVACSSSSSDFHRPRQLRIGASSSAVPSGVDLNTLQSAIAKKDSSAVKQALDQLSDIGWAKKWSSQPYVSRRTTSLRELTTLGIKNAETLAVPSVRNDAAFLFTVVGTTGFLGLLAGQLPGDWGFFVPYLLGSISLIVLGVGSTAPGLLQAAISGFSSFFPDYQERIARHEAAHFLVAYLLGLPILGYSLDIGKEHVNLIDERLEKLIYSGQLDAKELDRLAVVAMAGLAAEGLKYDKVIGQSADLFTLQRFINRSKPQLSKDQQQNLTRWAVLFAGSLLKNDKVIHEALITAMSNKATILECIEAIEKAA
- the LOC103405614 gene encoding 4-alpha-glucanotransferase, chloroplastic/amyloplastic produces the protein MALKLNSSLSLLPSTLSPKLSANSSSSCCSIPTSSLFSPTHFQPKTRIIPFLQNPCPMKCSFLSTLAAEVGVGEDLPLDYGDMFPKADPSERRRAGVLLHPTSFRGPHGIGDLGDEAFRFVDWLHEGGCSLWQVLPLVPPGRKANEEGSPYSGQDANCGNTLLISLEELVKDGLLTKEELPKPIDSERVNYSTVADIKDPLITKAAERLIRSEGELKSQLEDFRNDPDISSWLEDAAYFAAIDSSFNAFSWYEWPEPLKNRHLAALEEIYQSKQHFINVFIAEQFLFQRQWQKVRKYAQTKGISIMGDMPIYVGYHSADVWANKKHFLLNRNGFPLQVSGVPPDAFSETGQLWDSPLYDWKSMEKEGFSWWIRRIRRAQNIYDEFRIDHFRGLAGFWAVPSEAKVATVGRWKAGPGKSFFDAISRAVGKVNIIAEDLGVITEDVIQLRKSIGAPGMAVLQFGFGSDAANPHLPHNHEPNQVVYTGTHDNDTIRGWWDVLKQGEKSNVLKYLSITEEDDITWELIKAALSSVARTAIIPMQDILRLGNSARMNIPATQFGNWGWRIPSSTSFDNLESEALQLRDMLSMYGRL